The region TTCGCGATGCTGATCGACGAGCTGGTGGGCCAGCAGCAGGTGGTCGTGAAGAACCTCGAAACGAACTACCGCAAGGTGCATGGCATTTCCGCGGCGACCATCCTCGGCGACGGCAGCGTCGCGCTGATCGTCGACGTCGCCGCGCTCAATCGCGAAACCCGCTCGACGCACGGCGCGCACGCCGGCGGCGCGCTGGCCGTTTCCTAACTCTCGCATTCAACCGACCAGGGGGCCAACGTGTCCGAAGTCCAAACGAACCACTCGGCTGCCGCGAATGCGGCGGTCACCCGCCGCGACGCCGCCCAGGGCGACGCGACCGGCCAGGAGTTCCTCGTCTTCACGCTCGGCGACGAGGAATACGGCATCGACATCCTGAAGGTGCAGGAGATCCGCGGCTACGACAGCGTCACGCGGATCGCGAACGCGCCCGATTTCATCAAGGGTGTGATCAACCTGCGCGGCATCATCGTGCCGATCGTCGACATGCGGATCAAGTTCAACCTCGGCCGCGTCGAGTACGACCACCAGACTGTCGTGATCATCCTGAACGTCGCGCATCGCGTGGTCGGGATGGTGGTGGACGGCGTGTCGGACGTGCTCACGCTGTCGACCGAACAGATCATGCCGGCGCCGGAGTTCGGCGCGACGCTGACGACCGAGTTCCTCACGGGCCTCGGCACGGTCG is a window of Burkholderia sp. FERM BP-3421 DNA encoding:
- the cheW gene encoding chemotaxis protein CheW; translation: MSEVQTNHSAAANAAVTRRDAAQGDATGQEFLVFTLGDEEYGIDILKVQEIRGYDSVTRIANAPDFIKGVINLRGIIVPIVDMRIKFNLGRVEYDHQTVVIILNVAHRVVGMVVDGVSDVLTLSTEQIMPAPEFGATLTTEFLTGLGTVDGRMLILMDIEKLMTSREMALIEALGA